The following are encoded together in the Actinoplanes sp. N902-109 genome:
- a CDS encoding RNA polymerase sigma factor gives MTEVGEEQLLRRVARADRAAFDELYRRTSPWLAVRLRRRCADDGIVAEVMQDTYLAVWRAAGSFTGAAGPTGGSAAGWLWTIAARRLVDALRKRARTREVPAEDLPMRTAPAAEDEALAGTVGDEVGAALSRLAPELRKVLHAMVVDGLTVRETSILLGLPEGTVKSRARRARNELREALS, from the coding sequence ATGACCGAGGTCGGCGAGGAGCAGCTGCTGCGGCGGGTGGCCCGCGCCGACCGGGCGGCGTTCGACGAGCTGTACCGGCGGACGTCGCCATGGCTCGCCGTGCGGCTGCGGCGGCGCTGCGCCGACGACGGCATCGTGGCAGAAGTCATGCAGGACACCTATCTTGCCGTGTGGCGCGCGGCCGGCTCGTTCACCGGGGCCGCCGGTCCCACGGGCGGCAGCGCGGCCGGTTGGCTCTGGACCATCGCCGCCCGCCGGCTGGTCGACGCCCTGCGCAAACGGGCCCGCACCCGCGAGGTGCCGGCCGAGGACCTGCCGATGCGCACCGCCCCGGCCGCCGAGGACGAGGCGCTGGCCGGCACGGTCGGCGACGAGGTGGGCGCCGCGCTGTCCCGGCTGGCCCCGGAACTGCGCAAGGTGCTGCACGCGATGGTCGTGGACGGCCTGACCGTGCGGGAGACCTCCATCCTGCTGGGCCTGCCCGAGGGCACGGTGAAGAGCCGGGCCCGGCGAGCGCGGAACGAGCTACGCGAGGCACTGTCATGA
- a CDS encoding cytidylyltransferase domain-containing protein — MKTLGIVQARMGSTRLPGKVLRRLGGRTVLDRVVSAARDSGVLDDIVVATTIEDRDDAVAAECARLGVPVHRGPVDDVLTRFLGVLDERDDDPDAVLRFTADCPLLDPELVMLAADVFAATPDLDYLSTSIARTLPRGLDVEIVRTEVLRQIDKLATDHHRTHVTSYVYSHPYDYTVLGLTLQPDLSHLRLTLDTEDDWRLIEAVVGHFGDRPVPVRTIADWLADRPELTGINAHVRQKELAQA, encoded by the coding sequence GTGAAGACCCTCGGCATCGTCCAGGCCCGGATGGGCTCCACCCGGCTCCCCGGCAAGGTGCTGCGGCGCCTCGGTGGCCGTACCGTGCTGGACCGGGTGGTCAGCGCGGCCCGGGACAGCGGCGTGCTCGACGACATCGTGGTGGCCACCACGATCGAGGACCGCGACGACGCGGTGGCCGCCGAATGCGCCCGGCTGGGCGTGCCGGTACACCGTGGGCCGGTCGACGACGTGCTCACCCGGTTCCTGGGGGTGCTCGACGAGCGCGACGACGACCCGGACGCGGTGCTGCGCTTCACGGCCGACTGCCCGCTGCTCGACCCGGAACTCGTGATGCTCGCGGCCGATGTGTTCGCGGCGACGCCTGATCTGGACTACCTGAGCACCTCGATCGCGCGCACCCTGCCGCGCGGGCTGGACGTGGAGATCGTGCGCACCGAGGTGCTGCGGCAGATCGACAAATTGGCCACCGACCACCACCGGACGCACGTGACGTCGTACGTGTACTCGCACCCGTACGACTACACCGTGCTCGGCCTGACCCTCCAGCCGGACCTCTCGCACCTGCGGCTCACCCTGGACACCGAGGACGACTGGCGGCTGATCGAGGCCGTCGTCGGGCACTTCGGCGACCGCCCGGTGCCGGTGCGCACCATCGCCGACTGGCTGGCCGACCGCCCCGAGCTGACCGGAATCAACGCGCACGTCCGGCAGAAGGAACTGGCCCAGGCGTGA
- a CDS encoding PseG/SpsG family protein has product MSTVGIRCDAGPRTGVGHLVRCVALAEELTARGVTVHFLSDLGGVAWAEQQLSTRGLAWHPAPYDPVGLLAAVDRLGLDALVIDSYTLPPAHSTALRAAGVPVLAIVDGDPRGQSADLYVDQNLDATGAELAGLDYALLRRSIRDLRPPAPRPAHAGVPRVVAFFGGTDAYGAAPVVSRLLIRTGAAFTATVIAANNELRAALTALRPGAGQQLDIIGPTDQLPELLADADLVLSASGTSTWELLCLGLPAALVRVVDNQIPGYDRTTARGLAAGLGHLPQLGDEAVEVLHGLLTRPDQRTALAARAWSAVDGLGTARVSDALLALMDRRLLDHGGLGRGDAGADAEAVGEHA; this is encoded by the coding sequence GTGAGCACCGTCGGCATCCGCTGCGACGCCGGTCCGCGCACCGGCGTCGGTCATCTCGTCCGCTGCGTCGCGCTGGCCGAGGAACTCACCGCGCGTGGCGTCACCGTGCACTTCCTCAGTGACCTCGGCGGGGTGGCCTGGGCCGAGCAGCAGCTCAGCACGCGCGGGCTGGCCTGGCACCCGGCGCCCTACGACCCGGTCGGGTTGCTCGCGGCCGTGGACCGGCTCGGCCTGGACGCGCTGGTGATCGACTCGTACACGCTGCCCCCGGCGCACTCCACGGCGCTGCGGGCCGCGGGCGTGCCGGTGCTGGCCATCGTGGACGGTGACCCGCGTGGCCAGAGCGCCGACCTCTACGTCGATCAGAACCTCGACGCCACCGGCGCGGAGCTGGCCGGGCTCGACTACGCCTTGCTGCGCCGGTCGATCCGCGACCTGCGGCCGCCCGCGCCGCGGCCGGCCCATGCCGGCGTTCCGCGGGTCGTGGCGTTCTTCGGCGGCACCGACGCCTACGGTGCCGCGCCGGTCGTCAGCCGGCTGCTGATCCGCACCGGAGCGGCGTTCACCGCCACCGTCATCGCGGCGAACAACGAGCTGCGGGCCGCCCTGACCGCCCTGCGGCCCGGCGCCGGCCAGCAGCTCGACATCATCGGCCCCACCGACCAGCTGCCCGAGCTGCTCGCCGACGCCGACCTGGTGCTCAGCGCGAGCGGCACCTCGACCTGGGAGCTGCTCTGTCTCGGTCTGCCCGCCGCGCTGGTCCGGGTGGTGGACAACCAGATCCCCGGGTACGACCGCACCACCGCCCGCGGCCTCGCCGCCGGCTTGGGGCATCTGCCCCAGCTGGGTGACGAGGCCGTCGAGGTGCTGCACGGGCTGCTCACCCGGCCGGACCAGCGGACAGCCCTCGCTGCCCGGGCCTGGTCCGCGGTGGACGGGCTGGGCACCGCCCGGGTCAGCGATGCCCTGCTCGCCCTGATGGACCGCCGCCTACTGGACCATGGTGGCCTCGGCCGGGGCGATGCGGGGGCCGACGCGGAGGCCGTAGGCGAGCACGCCTGA
- a CDS encoding integral membrane protein — MIDHIPAATLAAYSAGEPQLDDATVWVVEVHLESCGHCRSTLAGQAAPDLLGLLDDVQVRIDRGVRTGPRPARGHAWRRLVHRWAAWAIVPWAALVVTVVLAAFLLDRAYPERPSLVLLLAPVAPLAGLAVTWSRRTDAAAEVIAGTARAGLELLLRRTVVVLVLILPPLAVAGWCLGMSPARWLLPCLTFTAATLLLGGRIGVTMAAAVLGIGWLTVVIVPAMLTARLPVLVQAASLPGWLAAAVIFTALMIWRADDHQRLESWR; from the coding sequence ATGATCGATCACATCCCGGCCGCCACGCTCGCGGCCTACTCCGCCGGCGAACCGCAGCTCGACGACGCCACCGTCTGGGTGGTCGAGGTGCACCTGGAGAGCTGCGGGCACTGCCGGTCCACGCTGGCCGGGCAGGCCGCCCCGGACCTGCTCGGACTGCTCGACGACGTGCAGGTGCGGATCGACCGCGGGGTGCGCACCGGGCCGCGACCGGCCCGGGGGCACGCCTGGCGGCGGCTGGTCCACCGCTGGGCCGCCTGGGCGATCGTGCCGTGGGCGGCGCTGGTGGTGACCGTGGTGCTGGCGGCATTCCTGCTGGACCGGGCATATCCGGAGCGGCCCTCGCTGGTGCTGCTGCTGGCCCCGGTGGCACCCCTGGCCGGGCTCGCGGTGACGTGGTCGCGGCGCACGGACGCGGCCGCGGAGGTGATCGCCGGGACCGCGCGGGCCGGGCTTGAGCTGCTGCTGCGCCGTACGGTCGTGGTGCTCGTCCTGATCCTCCCGCCGCTGGCGGTGGCGGGCTGGTGCCTCGGCATGTCCCCGGCGCGGTGGCTGCTGCCCTGCCTGACCTTCACCGCGGCGACCCTGCTGCTGGGCGGCCGGATCGGGGTGACCATGGCAGCGGCGGTGCTGGGCATCGGCTGGCTGACCGTGGTGATCGTGCCGGCGATGCTCACGGCCCGGCTGCCGGTGCTGGTCCAGGCGGCCAGCCTGCCGGGCTGGCTCGCCGCTGCCGTCATCTTCACCGCGCTGATGATCTGGCGCGCCGACGACCACCAACGCCTCGAGAGCTGGCGTTAG
- a CDS encoding M1 family metallopeptidase, translating into MRSLIGNRLSVALVAGATVLVTVAGTGLPAEAGGGAPTPGAPGLGDRLYPLLGNGGYDVQNYDLSLTYPAKVPTQAVTGDVTITARATQSLSRFDLDFGGSSVGSVAVDGRTAAFSRSGDELVVTPQRPLAKGKWFRVTVKNFAATPVDASAGEPVGFVSTVDGTVLAGQPNTSHLLFPSNDHPRDKATYTITLTAPVGWIGVANGRHLRDRKHGGFVSSTYRESQPMASELVQVAVGDYVVQNRPAVHGTPIRDVVPRRLASSLLPQADAERSQVAWMESKVGPYPFENYGSLVIDANLGFALETQTLSLYDSGLFSAPPAILNPVMTHELAHQWFGDSVAPSAWSDVWQNEGHATWYELTYADETGTLEEYTGESDLDSFFKDTYAAGDRYRARFGPVAAPARADSIWDLFNPNVYDGGALVLYALRQQVGTATFQRIERAWVTQNKGKSASTADFIALASRVSGRDLHGFLTDWLYGSKTPPMPGHPDWTVTPATAAPSVAARRADQAVTTRLQRLVSASR; encoded by the coding sequence ATGAGGTCTTTGATTGGTAACCGTCTCTCCGTGGCCCTGGTGGCGGGTGCCACCGTGCTGGTCACGGTCGCGGGCACGGGGCTACCGGCCGAGGCAGGCGGCGGCGCACCCACCCCCGGCGCTCCCGGGCTGGGCGACCGGCTGTATCCGTTGCTCGGCAACGGCGGCTACGACGTGCAGAACTACGACTTGAGTCTGACCTATCCGGCGAAGGTGCCCACCCAGGCGGTCACCGGCGACGTGACCATCACCGCGCGGGCGACCCAGAGCCTGTCCCGCTTCGACCTGGACTTCGGCGGCAGCTCGGTGGGTTCGGTGGCGGTGGACGGGCGTACGGCCGCGTTCTCCCGCTCCGGCGACGAGCTGGTCGTCACCCCTCAGCGTCCGCTGGCCAAGGGCAAGTGGTTCCGGGTGACCGTCAAGAACTTCGCCGCCACGCCGGTGGACGCCAGCGCCGGTGAGCCGGTCGGTTTCGTCAGCACCGTGGACGGCACCGTGCTGGCCGGCCAGCCGAACACCTCCCACCTGCTGTTCCCCAGCAACGACCACCCCCGGGACAAGGCGACGTACACCATCACGCTGACCGCGCCGGTCGGGTGGATCGGGGTCGCCAACGGGCGGCACCTGCGCGACCGCAAGCACGGCGGGTTCGTCTCGTCGACGTACCGCGAATCGCAGCCGATGGCCAGCGAGCTGGTGCAGGTCGCGGTCGGCGACTACGTGGTGCAGAACAGGCCGGCCGTGCACGGCACCCCGATCCGCGACGTCGTGCCGCGGCGGCTGGCGTCCTCGCTGCTGCCCCAGGCCGACGCCGAGCGCTCGCAGGTGGCCTGGATGGAGAGCAAGGTCGGGCCGTACCCGTTCGAGAACTACGGTTCGCTGGTCATCGATGCCAACCTCGGCTTCGCGTTGGAGACCCAGACCCTTTCGCTGTACGACAGCGGCCTGTTCAGCGCCCCGCCGGCCATCCTGAACCCGGTCATGACGCATGAGCTGGCGCACCAGTGGTTCGGCGACAGCGTGGCGCCGTCGGCGTGGAGCGACGTCTGGCAGAACGAGGGCCATGCCACCTGGTACGAACTGACCTACGCCGACGAGACCGGCACGCTGGAGGAATACACCGGCGAGAGCGACCTGGACTCGTTCTTCAAGGACACCTACGCCGCGGGTGACCGCTACCGCGCCCGCTTCGGTCCGGTGGCCGCGCCGGCCCGCGCGGACTCCATCTGGGACCTGTTCAACCCGAACGTGTACGACGGCGGCGCGCTCGTCCTGTACGCCCTGCGGCAGCAGGTCGGCACGGCGACGTTCCAGCGCATCGAGCGGGCCTGGGTCACCCAGAACAAGGGCAAGTCGGCGTCGACCGCCGACTTCATCGCGCTGGCGTCCCGGGTGTCGGGCCGTGACCTGCACGGCTTCCTCACCGACTGGCTGTACGGCAGCAAGACCCCGCCGATGCCCGGTCACCCGGACTGGACCGTGACGCCGGCCACCGCCGCACCGTCGGTCGCCGCCCGGCGAGCCGACCAGGCAGTCACCACCCGGCTCCAGCGGCTGGTGTCCGCAAGCCGCTGA
- a CDS encoding PleD family two-component system response regulator — translation MTTVLIADDDADHRELMTLALYRLGHQVIVVTDAEQALRAAAGGGLDAALLDVRMPRMSGIELCRQLRAAPATAQLPIMMVSADVNGDRIMAAMAAGADDYLTKPYHRRELDTRLDALLLRRARPGSRTAAAANAALLAARAALPKPVAAPAVPGCPPLRRTA, via the coding sequence GTGACCACCGTGCTGATCGCTGATGACGACGCCGACCACCGTGAGCTCATGACGCTGGCGCTGTACCGGCTGGGCCACCAGGTCATCGTCGTGACCGACGCCGAACAGGCCCTGCGGGCCGCAGCCGGCGGCGGGCTCGATGCCGCGCTGCTGGACGTGCGGATGCCGCGCATGTCCGGGATCGAGTTGTGCCGGCAGCTGCGCGCGGCACCGGCAACCGCCCAGCTGCCGATCATGATGGTCAGCGCGGACGTGAACGGCGACCGGATCATGGCCGCGATGGCAGCCGGCGCCGACGACTACCTCACCAAGCCGTACCACCGCCGCGAGCTGGACACCCGCCTCGACGCGCTGCTGCTGCGCCGGGCCAGGCCCGGGTCCCGGACGGCTGCCGCCGCGAACGCCGCGCTGCTGGCCGCCCGGGCCGCCCTGCCCAAGCCGGTGGCCGCGCCCGCGGTGCCGGGGTGCCCACCGCTGCGGCGTACGGCCTGA
- a CDS encoding TetR/AcrR family transcriptional regulator: MTSGGIRDRFRAQMRVEVKDAALRQLAEGGATALSLNAIAKELGVSGPALYRYFAGRDALLTELILDAYADLTDALRAAPADLAAQAAAYRNWALAQPHRYRLLFSAPLPGYDAHDERLVAAGQRAMDVLLASAAPGPQPPADLARQFTAWSGAADPAAALHAVTWWSRLHGFVSLEIEGNFASMGLDADLLFASTMFW, encoded by the coding sequence ATGACGTCGGGCGGCATCCGTGATCGTTTCCGCGCGCAGATGCGGGTGGAAGTGAAGGATGCCGCCCTGCGCCAGCTCGCCGAGGGCGGCGCGACGGCGCTGTCCCTGAACGCGATCGCCAAGGAACTCGGCGTGTCCGGCCCGGCGTTGTACCGCTACTTCGCCGGGCGGGACGCGCTGCTGACCGAGCTGATCCTGGACGCCTACGCGGATCTCACCGACGCCCTGCGCGCGGCACCGGCGGATCTTGCCGCGCAGGCCGCGGCGTACCGGAACTGGGCACTCGCCCAGCCGCATCGTTACCGCCTGCTGTTCTCCGCGCCGCTGCCGGGCTATGACGCGCACGACGAGCGGCTGGTCGCGGCCGGTCAGCGGGCGATGGACGTCCTGCTGGCCTCGGCCGCTCCGGGTCCGCAGCCGCCGGCCGACCTGGCCCGGCAGTTCACGGCATGGTCGGGCGCGGCCGACCCGGCGGCGGCGTTGCACGCGGTGACCTGGTGGAGCCGGTTGCACGGGTTCGTGAGCCTGGAGATCGAGGGCAACTTCGCATCCATGGGCCTGGACGCCGATCTGCTGTTCGCCAGCACGATGTTCTGGTAA
- a CDS encoding bifunctional diguanylate cyclase/phosphodiesterase has translation MNWNRAHAVIAGLLVLGVAGLLFLPSPGPVVGTVLATFCAIGIVAGLRAARIPGNDVRTRRGWWVMTAMFGLQLLTTAAFAVPGANRTFPAPGDVLRALDIVVLFVAAYLFPVVTATSLERRKAVLDALTVLASGSMTVWYLVLGRTTHASFQILLAASAFPVLDLLLVLGFTRLVFRGTTALRRNTALLLTLAGLVQFIADAWFGYLTARTGSIEHDAVWQLVSVVVMVALLAAAVVERCRQPEITDPMAERCLTRGYLPYVAIAVGYSLMVAAAVQEHEAFPWSGLTLGGFAITLLVVLRQIAMQRESDQAATTDGLTGLANRSRLRDLLVQALDRDARAGRMTAVLLVDMNGFKQVNDTRGHKTGDQLLIGFARILRDAILGADVAGRLGGDEFAIVLHDIGSEANAEAVARRIAAAAEEPVAVDGAAIRASASIGIALAGPGEFTADELMHRADVAMYHAKRRGGDTRWASYAETMGGGDEPSLEDELRVAAGAGQLRLVFQPIVGLPDEDLAGVEALARWEHPRLGLLDAEAFIPLAERIGVIADIGRWVLREACSCARRWPQLPLHVNVSGRQLEEDGFSTEVREIVQATGMNPAQLVLEVTESQLIADGVPAAHLRILSDEGIRIALDDFGTGYSSLKNLTHLPIDMLKLDRVFVATLDASAEGAAVAQAVLRLGRVLGMDTVAEGVETAEQARELTLLGAGKAQGHYFARPLPPAEIDARIAAWSDHRYGRSVRA, from the coding sequence GTGAACTGGAACCGAGCCCATGCCGTGATCGCCGGGCTGCTCGTACTCGGCGTTGCCGGTCTGCTGTTTCTGCCGAGCCCCGGGCCGGTCGTCGGCACGGTCCTCGCGACTTTCTGCGCGATCGGCATCGTTGCCGGTCTGCGGGCGGCCCGGATCCCGGGCAACGACGTGCGGACGAGGCGCGGTTGGTGGGTGATGACCGCGATGTTCGGGTTGCAACTGCTGACCACAGCGGCGTTCGCCGTGCCCGGGGCGAACCGGACGTTCCCGGCTCCGGGTGATGTGCTCCGAGCGCTGGACATCGTCGTGCTGTTCGTCGCCGCCTACCTGTTTCCGGTGGTGACAGCGACGTCGCTCGAGCGCCGCAAGGCCGTGCTCGACGCTCTGACCGTGCTGGCTTCCGGCTCGATGACGGTCTGGTACCTGGTGCTCGGCCGGACCACGCACGCCAGTTTCCAGATCCTGCTCGCCGCGTCTGCGTTTCCCGTGCTCGACCTGCTGCTGGTGCTCGGGTTCACCCGGCTGGTGTTCCGGGGGACCACGGCGCTGCGGCGTAACACCGCGCTGCTGCTGACCCTCGCGGGGCTCGTGCAGTTCATCGCGGATGCCTGGTTCGGGTACCTCACGGCCCGCACCGGGAGCATTGAGCACGACGCCGTGTGGCAGCTCGTCAGCGTTGTTGTCATGGTCGCCCTGCTGGCGGCTGCGGTCGTGGAACGCTGCCGGCAACCGGAGATCACCGATCCCATGGCCGAGCGCTGCCTGACCCGCGGCTACCTGCCGTACGTGGCGATCGCGGTGGGGTACAGCCTCATGGTCGCCGCTGCGGTGCAGGAGCACGAGGCGTTCCCGTGGAGCGGGCTGACGCTGGGTGGCTTTGCGATCACCCTGCTGGTGGTGCTGCGGCAGATCGCCATGCAGCGGGAGAGCGACCAGGCCGCCACCACCGACGGTCTCACCGGGCTGGCCAACCGGTCCCGGCTGCGGGATCTGCTGGTGCAGGCGCTGGACCGCGACGCCCGGGCCGGGCGGATGACGGCCGTGCTGCTCGTCGACATGAACGGCTTCAAGCAGGTCAACGACACCCGTGGGCACAAGACCGGGGACCAGCTGTTGATCGGGTTCGCGCGGATCTTGCGCGACGCCATCCTGGGCGCGGACGTGGCCGGCCGGCTCGGTGGCGACGAGTTCGCCATCGTGCTGCACGACATCGGCAGCGAGGCCAACGCGGAGGCGGTCGCCCGGCGCATCGCCGCCGCGGCCGAGGAGCCGGTCGCCGTGGACGGCGCCGCGATCCGGGCGTCCGCCAGCATCGGCATCGCGCTGGCCGGTCCCGGCGAGTTCACCGCCGACGAACTGATGCACCGGGCGGACGTCGCGATGTACCACGCCAAGCGGCGCGGCGGCGACACCCGCTGGGCCAGTTACGCCGAGACGATGGGCGGCGGCGACGAGCCCTCGCTGGAGGACGAGCTGCGGGTGGCCGCCGGCGCGGGCCAGCTGCGCCTGGTGTTCCAGCCGATCGTCGGGCTGCCGGACGAGGACCTGGCCGGGGTCGAGGCGCTGGCCCGCTGGGAGCACCCCCGGCTGGGGCTGCTCGACGCCGAGGCGTTCATCCCGCTCGCCGAGCGGATCGGCGTGATCGCCGACATCGGCCGCTGGGTGCTGCGCGAGGCTTGCTCCTGTGCCCGGCGCTGGCCGCAGCTGCCGCTGCACGTCAACGTGTCGGGCCGCCAGCTGGAGGAGGATGGCTTCAGCACCGAGGTCCGCGAGATCGTGCAGGCCACCGGCATGAACCCGGCGCAGCTGGTGCTGGAGGTGACCGAGAGCCAGCTGATCGCGGACGGCGTGCCCGCCGCGCACCTGCGCATCCTCAGCGACGAGGGCATCCGGATCGCGCTGGACGACTTCGGCACCGGCTACTCGTCGCTGAAGAACCTCACCCACCTGCCGATCGACATGCTCAAGCTGGACCGGGTGTTCGTCGCCACGCTGGACGCCTCGGCCGAGGGCGCCGCGGTGGCCCAGGCCGTGCTGCGGCTGGGCCGGGTGCTCGGCATGGACACGGTCGCCGAGGGCGTGGAGACCGCTGAGCAGGCTCGCGAGCTGACCCTGCTGGGTGCGGGCAAGGCCCAGGGGCACTACTTCGCCCGTCCGCTGCCGCCCGCCGAGATCGACGCCCGCATCGCCGCCTGGTCCGATCATCGCTACGGTCGCTCGGTGCGCGCCTGA
- a CDS encoding DHA2 family efflux MFS transporter permease subunit, whose translation MNLAVTSSPVRYGTATGRWVLLATVLGSSLAFVDATVVNIALPAIGRDLGADAAGLQWTVNGYALSLASLILLGGSLGDRFGRRRIFAVGVAWFATASLLCGLAPSVELLVGARVLQGIGGALLTPGALAILEASFAREDRSRAIGAWSGLGGIGGALGPFLGGWLVELADWRLIFLINVPLAAVVLAVTLRHVPESRNPAAARQLDLIGVITGAAGLGGLTYGFTAWPMDGPGNPVVLTALAVGVLGMAGFVLTERRSAHPMLPLGVFRSKAFSAANLVTFLVYAANGGVFFLVVLNLQVVSGFSPLTGGLALLPVTAIMLLLSARSGALGQRIGPRIPMTAGPLVCAAALLWMSRIGAGASYATDVLPPVILFGLGLSLLVAPLTATALGALDDAYAGVASGVNNAVARAAGLLAVAVLPLAAGIGSGSLTDPGTLHPTYRTSMMICAGLMVAGAVLAAIFVPARLPAHTPRFHCDVAGPPVHHNDN comes from the coding sequence ATGAACCTCGCTGTCACCAGCAGTCCCGTGCGTTACGGCACGGCGACGGGCCGATGGGTGCTGCTGGCGACCGTGCTCGGCTCGTCGCTGGCGTTCGTCGACGCGACCGTGGTCAACATCGCGCTGCCCGCCATCGGCCGGGATCTCGGGGCCGACGCCGCCGGCCTGCAGTGGACCGTCAACGGCTACGCGCTGAGCCTGGCCTCGCTGATCCTGCTCGGCGGCTCGCTCGGCGACCGGTTCGGCCGGCGCCGCATCTTCGCCGTCGGCGTCGCCTGGTTCGCCACCGCGTCCCTGCTGTGCGGCCTGGCCCCGTCGGTGGAATTGCTGGTCGGCGCGCGGGTCCTGCAGGGCATCGGCGGCGCGTTGCTGACCCCGGGCGCCCTGGCGATCCTGGAGGCATCGTTCGCCCGCGAGGACCGCTCCCGGGCCATCGGTGCCTGGTCGGGGCTGGGCGGCATCGGCGGCGCGCTCGGGCCGTTCCTCGGCGGCTGGCTGGTCGAGCTGGCCGACTGGCGGCTCATCTTCCTCATCAACGTGCCGCTCGCGGCGGTGGTGCTCGCGGTCACGCTGCGGCACGTACCCGAGTCACGCAACCCGGCGGCGGCCCGGCAGCTCGACCTGATCGGCGTGATCACCGGTGCTGCCGGGCTCGGCGGGCTCACGTACGGCTTCACGGCCTGGCCGATGGACGGCCCGGGCAACCCGGTGGTTCTGACCGCGCTGGCGGTCGGCGTGCTGGGCATGGCCGGCTTCGTGCTCACCGAACGGCGCTCGGCGCACCCGATGCTGCCACTGGGGGTTTTCCGGTCCAAAGCGTTCTCCGCGGCCAACCTGGTGACGTTCCTGGTGTACGCGGCGAACGGTGGCGTGTTCTTCCTGGTGGTGCTGAACCTGCAGGTGGTGTCCGGGTTCAGCCCGTTGACCGGGGGCCTGGCGCTGCTCCCGGTGACCGCGATCATGCTGCTGCTGTCGGCCCGCTCGGGGGCGCTGGGACAGCGGATCGGCCCGCGTATCCCGATGACCGCCGGTCCGCTGGTCTGTGCGGCAGCCCTGCTCTGGATGTCCCGGATCGGCGCGGGAGCGTCGTATGCGACCGATGTGCTGCCCCCGGTGATTCTCTTCGGGCTGGGCCTGTCGCTGCTGGTGGCGCCGCTGACCGCGACGGCGCTGGGGGCGCTGGACGACGCCTACGCCGGGGTGGCCAGCGGGGTGAACAACGCGGTGGCCCGCGCGGCCGGGCTGCTCGCGGTGGCCGTCCTGCCACTGGCCGCGGGCATCGGGTCGGGCAGCCTCACCGATCCGGGCACGCTGCACCCGACGTACCGGACGTCGATGATGATCTGCGCGGGTCTGATGGTCGCCGGTGCGGTGCTCGCGGCGATTTTCGTCCCGGCGCGGCTGCCGGCGCACACCCCACGTTTCCACTGCGACGTCGCCGGGCCGCCGGTCCACCACAACGACAATTGA
- a CDS encoding ATP-binding cassette domain-containing protein, translating to MKERTLVRTVNVSELAPTAYAWPVEAEGLRVKAGRHLAVDGLDLQLGTGVHGLLGPNGAGKTTLMRALSTVNKPSGGRLRLLGTEASDGRALRPLRRRLGYLPQHFGFYPRFTVREYVEYMAWLREMPADAIPAAVQRAVDRVGLADRAGARLKTLSGGMLRRVGIAQAIVNDPALLLLDEPTVGLDPEQRVQFRELLRDLGTDSCVVVSTHLVEDVVAACSDVVLIAEGKLVFQGLPEDLIRLGEQGGTGDSPAERGYTTLLTNHRSAS from the coding sequence ATGAAGGAGCGGACGTTGGTACGTACCGTCAATGTGTCGGAGCTGGCACCCACGGCGTACGCCTGGCCGGTCGAGGCCGAGGGCCTGCGCGTCAAGGCCGGCCGGCACCTCGCCGTCGACGGGCTCGACCTGCAGCTGGGCACCGGCGTGCACGGGCTGCTCGGCCCGAACGGCGCCGGCAAGACCACGCTGATGCGTGCGCTGTCCACGGTGAACAAGCCGTCCGGCGGCCGGTTGCGGTTGCTGGGCACGGAGGCGTCCGACGGGCGGGCGTTGCGGCCGCTGCGCCGGCGGCTCGGCTACCTGCCGCAGCACTTCGGGTTCTACCCGCGCTTCACGGTTCGCGAGTACGTCGAGTACATGGCCTGGTTGCGCGAGATGCCGGCGGACGCGATCCCCGCGGCCGTGCAGCGCGCGGTCGACCGGGTCGGGCTCGCCGACCGGGCCGGTGCGCGGCTCAAGACGCTGTCCGGCGGCATGCTGCGCCGCGTCGGCATCGCCCAGGCGATCGTCAACGACCCGGCGCTGCTGCTGCTCGACGAGCCGACCGTGGGTCTCGACCCGGAACAGCGGGTGCAGTTCCGTGAGCTGCTGCGCGACCTGGGCACGGACAGCTGCGTGGTGGTCTCCACGCACCTGGTCGAGGACGTGGTCGCCGCCTGTTCCGACGTGGTGCTGATCGCCGAGGGCAAGCTCGTGTTCCAGGGGCTGCCCGAGGATCTGATCCGGCTCGGCGAGCAGGGCGGCACCGGCGACAGCCCGGCCGAGCGCGGCTACACCACGCTGCTGACCAACCACCGGAGCGCCTCGTGA